DNA sequence from the Coturnix japonica isolate 7356 chromosome 3, Coturnix japonica 2.1, whole genome shotgun sequence genome:
AGCTTTTGCATGTCCATGAGGGCTCTGCATCTTCCTAGCTGATAAAATGGGAACAGAGATTTCCCACCTCCATTCGCCaagcagctgtgcagagaaTTCAGGACATCAACCCCCACAACTCTCACCTTGGTTTCCAGCTGAATCTTGAGGTCCTGCAGCTGTTCTTGGAGCTGCTGCGTTGTGACTGACAtctctgcacacagaaataGGAACCAGATGGTTGGGAGAAGGGCACACCAGGAAAATGATGCACTTTGAGGACAGGCCTGGGTCCACTGCCCTTGTGCTTGTTAATCAGGATTGCTGCACACTATGTGAAGTGCTGGAGTCTGGTCTCCTGACTCTCTAGTCCAGCTTCTGCTCAGAAAAGACTATCACTAAAGCCACATTCCCCATCTGTATGGCAACCAATCCCAAGAAGTTTTTTCTTAGTGCTTGGCTTGAACCTCCAATCCCACTTTATTATATTGTGTTTCCTCACCACTCTCTACAGTGAAAATCTGCCTGTTTGTTCCCAGCTGCCAAGTCCTCATGTTACTGTCACAAGCTCACACATTGGAACCATCTCTCTCGCTCCTTCACTATCCAtcattcctttcttcccttgcatggctgcccagagccaaaACCAGAAGCAGCCACTCTACACTCCCATCACCACAAAACCTTGCTCTTGCCAAACAGACAGAGATGTCCCAAACCCTCCTGCATTTTACCTTCAGCCAGCAGCCCTCTCTCAGCCCTGCTCTCCTGCAACTGAAGACgcagctcttccagctctcTCTGCAGCACGTCATTCTGGTCCCACAGCACCTGAGGCAGAGACAGGCCATGACACAACTATGAAGTTTCCCAGGACTGGGACAGAATATTCCTAGGTCGCAGAGGGAACAAACCAGGGTGAGATGGTGCTGATCCTTTGGGAAGCACTGCACGAGACAGGTCCCACTACCTCCTTAGAGCAGAGAGCTCCAAAGCCAGCACAGGAGTTTATCCAGTCTCGGTGCTTTCATCACCCCACAGCAAAGAGTATCACAGATGAACACCATGCTGAGCAACAAGCCACTTCCATGCAGGTATCTGGATCTGGGAACCCACTTGTTTCACTTTACATCCTGAATCTTACACTGGATTCATGAGTGTGTGAGGAATCCTGCCCCAGGCCACTTTGAGCCGACATGTAATTACACCCTATATACTGCTTAATCCAGAAAATGAATGGGCTGCATGAGAATATAAGCTAGGAAACTTCCACAAATCCAAACTAACAAATATTACTAAGCAGATCTAGAAAAGAGTAAACCCAGTTTGTTTAATCTCCATTCTAAACAGAAGGGCAGACAGAAGGACAGAGGCTGCCAGCATTCAGGATTCAGCTGAGTGCTTAACATGGCAGGATGAAGCCAAAGGCATCTCCATCCAGCTGCATTTGTATTGACAACCCTGGGACAGCTCAGCCCTAGGAAGAATTACAGCACCAAGCATCTTCAGCCCTCTGGTGCCACCTGGAGCACTGCTATATTGGACAGTGCTTCAGCATGTTTGCCTTTAGCTACAGCTTCAAGACAAGCGATCTGCTGAATCCATCCAATGGCTTTGCTGCAAAAGCACAGATTTTAGCCTCTGTTGAAGAGATCTGTCAAGTCACCTTCCCTACCTGGTGGTGCTCTGCAATCACACGTGGCACTtggaaacaaagacaaagcaatAAACACAGGACACTGCACACTCAGGAGCCAACACAGAGAACACCCAGCAATGCAAAACATGCAAGAGACACACATCTGTTAGAAACCAGAGAAAGGTGACAGAGGCTGTGCTCACACCCCAGAGTGCCaaagctctgggcagcagcacagtacTAAGAAGGAGGTGCAACACACACAACACCTGCCTGGACCGTGCACACACTGAGTACCTGGATAGGCTTACCTTGACTCTCTAGCAGAGTCCAGTAATTTTGTAAGGGTTGTGAAGCgagaaacataaaaagaaagggaaaaacaaaaaggtagaAGAATTTAGCTGGCAGCATGCATTCCAAAGGAgcacagctttctctttccattcaagagaaaatacattacaGCAGAGCCTGGAGAGGTCTGCCTCTATATAATGAACTACATGATTCCCACACAAAGTAGTCCATGGCTACAGGGTAGCAGGAAGGGTGAAATACACAACCCACCCCTACTCCCCCCACCTGGCAGGGGAACCAACACACAGAGTATTGCATGCTGTGGGAGCAAGATGTTAGGCTCCTTTACTAGGGGCATAGCTGTGACCTGCCTTCTGCCAAAGGCTGCTGAgcagggaaagaaggaaacCCACCCCTTCACACTTTGTTCACCACTGCCCCAATCCTCTGCCACAGAGTGAAGCAACCAACAGATGTGCAGGTGACAGCTGTATGTTcatgacagcactgctgcagagctgccccctTGTACCTGGCATTGCCGCTCGTATTCCAGCACAAGCTCTGCAAAGTATTTGCCATGGTTCAGGAGCTCTGGGCTGTGAGGCTCTTCCTGGTCCAGCTAAAGAAGCACAGGGAAACACTTCGCATCAAGAAAATTGTCACCTCTCCAAATGGAGAGCCAAAAGCTCTACAAAATCACTGGAGAGTCACAGTCCTAAAGCCCTAGATTCAGAAAAGGGCTCCTACTGACACCAGTGGGATGGGTCAAGTGCAGAATGAGGGAAAAGAACatctttcttctgaagtaaGAGACACCCAACTACAGACAGCCTGGCTTCCCCAAATCAGCCACCAACAACACTGACTCATTTCTTTCCCagattcctttctttccctttttccatgCTCCTCACTGGAGTGGAAGCTTCAACTACTAACATTAACAAGAACAAACCCTTTATTCAATACTTGTTAAGAAGAAATGGTTTGAACATGTAATTGTCACTTGAAAACTTCAGATTTGTACAGTTTTCTACACTTGCAAATTTCCTCCTTTCAAACCTTGAAAGGCCTTAATTAAGGCACAGTAAGTCTTCTTTCCAGGTTGTCACTAATATGCAGGAGAATTCAAAGTGGGGCAGGGGGGAAACACAACAACTGAGCTGTAATAAACcaaatttcaaaagaaaaaaaaagattaaccTTTTGAAGAGTTCTCCAGAAGACCCCACTTAAccacaacacagaaacaaaggctACCTTGTCCTTCACAACGAAGCTGAGCTCTTTCTGAAGCTCCAACACCAGCTTCTCAGAGGCTGTCAGTTTCTCACCCATCTCCATgactttgttttgcagctgtgtGTTCTCCTGCAGTAAAAACAGAGAAGATTTTTTGCATTGGGGGTCTTCACACTGCAGGAAAGTTTATCAGTTATGGGCCTTCAGTGGGAAGCTGCAGAACTACTAGCACATCAGTATGCTGATCACAGCGCAGCTCACAGGAAACCCCACTTTGGCCAGGACAGTGCTGACATGCCACATGAGCTAGAGTTTGGCTCAACTCTCCAAACAACAGAAAGAGGCATAGGTTTTATAGAATAAGAGCTAGGCAGCACTGTAGGCATGTCTGTACCTCTGCTTCACAGAACTATCTTGTCTGTGCCAGCACACTGAGAAGACATCAACTCCTCTCTGAACAACCCAGTCTTTACCATCACTTTCTGTGATGATATAACTACATCAACTGATGTTGTCTGTCCAGACTTCTCTcccaaatggaaagaaatggatttgatgAGTGGACCATTCAATGGACAGGGAACTGGTTACAAGATCATACTCAGAGAGTAgtggtcagtggctcagtgtctgAATGGAgatcagcctgaagaaaagaagtctCTGAGGAGACTCAGTagaggcctttcagtatctaaaggggggctacaagaaagaaggggtGAGACTCTTTAGtagggtctgctgtgataggacagggggaaatggcttcaaactaaaagaggggagatttagattggataaaagaaaaaggggtatttttttttcacaatgaGGATtgtgatgcactggcacaggttgcccagagatatGGTAGATACCCCATCCTTgaagacattcaaagtcaggcagAACTGGGCTCTGAGCCATCTGATCTAGCTGCAGATGTCTTTGTTCACTGAAGGTGGGTTGGATAAGATGACCCTtaaaggtcccatccaactcaaatgattctaagATAATATCTCAGGCATGGGCACACCTTTGTCCCTACTATTTTATGTTCCTTCACACAATTTTAGCCTCAGCCATCAGATCAGGTGTCACTAAAAGTTGAATCTTTCTCAACAGACTACGTGAGGGTTCAATAATGTCCTGCCCAGCAAATCTCCTTATTTTAATTGTGCAGTATGGATGTGACTCACAACTTCTCCACAAAATCCTGCCCTTCCTAGCAAAAGCAAGGCAAACTATCTGGCATTGTCACCACTTCTGCTTTGATTCCTCTGAAGGAGTGAAGACATTTAATTCAGGGTAGTTCTACTTACCTTCATCATGAGGTTCAGTCTCCCATGAAGGGTGGCCTCTTTGCCCTGGAGGAACCGTGCATCAGCCTCCAGCTTCACTTGATGGCTGATGGCTTGCTGCAAAAGCAGCTCTTTCACCTCCATTTCAGTCTGAGCATCCCTGGAACAGACAAGCAACATGTCTGAGAGCAGTTGAAACACATTCTCAGATTACTGTGAGGTCCAGGCATCCATGCTCACcccacaaaaagcagaagagcagaacttGTTTGGAGGGATACAGGAAGCGCAAGTGAAGTGCACACAAGGGATCTTCAGGGGCTTGTATGCCACTCACACAACGTCCAAATAAGTGAGATATTCAGAAAGGGGGACTGGGATAAGGAGGAAGAGACAGTGGGGACCCATTTTCCCTGTTCAACCAAAAGAACCCTTCCTACTTGAGCTTGCCCTGGCTATGGTTAAGGGCGATGTACTGCTCGTCCAACTCcctcctgagctgcaggcagcgtctctctgctttctccaaGTCCAGTCTGGCCGTGTCCCTCTCTCTGGAGATTCGCCTCACCTGgcttctgcaggcagagcaagGGTGCGTTCAGCTCAGAgacacctcctgcagcccaaTGGAGGCTCTGCCCCTCACGAGGAGCAGCACCCTTACTTGAGGCACTGCAGTTTGTACGTATAGGAGGTGATGTCTGCACGCTGCAGCCCACTCTGTGACACCATGGCTGTGCTGtccagggctgcaggcagctctgccgGGCTCCTTCGGTCTctgaaacagaagcactgaGTGAAACCACTCTTCCTTTCTGTCAACACCTCTAATGTTACGCCACCTGACTGCTCTCAAGAGGCAGCTTCCCATCTCAACAAGAGCCTtagttacagaatcacagaatcacagaatgacccgggttggaagggacctcaaggatcatgtagttccaacccccctgcctggcagggccaccaaacatacacctttactagatcaggttgcccagggccccgtccaacctggccttgaacacctccaaggacggggcatccacaacctccctgggcagcctgttccaggacctagTTAACACCCACCCCAGCCCTGTGGTGGCCAAAGCCCACCCTCCCATTGCAACCTGCCCACGATCAGTTCTCCCacccctcacacacacaccagcCCCAAGCCCTGACCCCAGCTCCAAGCCCCGCTCGCTCCCGTCCCCGccccttcctctctcccacCTCTTCCGCCGGATCCCGCTCATGCGCAGCGCCCTGTGTGCGGCGGCGCCGCCATTGTAGTAGCTCGCGGTTAGGGCGACCAGGCCTGACTGAGCCATGTCGGGGTCCGCGGGCTCCGGCGGCACCACCGGCTCGGCGAGGAAACGGATCATGAAGGAGGAAGACATGACCAAGGTGGAGTTCGAGACGAGCGAGGAGGTGGACGTGACGCCCACGTTCGACACGATGGGGCTGAGGGAGGACCTGCTGCGCGGCATCTACGCCTACGGTGCGCGGCGGGAAGGCCGAGGCGGtgtgggggaagggggggaggaaaaTGGCGGCGTTGCGCTGTAACAGCCATGTCCTGCAGGGTTCGAGAAGCCGTCGGCCATCCAGCAGAGAGCCATCAAGCAGATCATCAAGGGACGAGACGTGATCGCGCAGTACGTGGGCCGGGGGGGAGGGATGCGGGGGAGGGGTGGGTGCTACCTCCGGAACGGCAGAGAGTTCACTACACCTCTGTTCTCAGGTCACAGTCGGGAACAGGGAAAACGGCCACGTTCTccatctgtgtgctgcagtgcctggaCATACAGGTAGGCCATACTTGGAACATGGCGGTTGTCTTTATGTGAGGGTGGTGAAACACcggcacaggttgcccagaggctgtggatgcccctccctggagtcattcaaggccaggctggatggggctgtgagcagcctggtctggagggaggtgtcctgcctatagcaggggttggaatgaggtggtcttaaaggtcccgtccagcaggtcaaaggaggtgatccttcccctctactctgccctggtgaggcctcatctggaatattgtgtccagttctgggctccccagtacaaaaaagacagggatctcttggaaagagtccaacggagggccacaaagatggtgaagggcctggagcatctcccctgtgaggagagacttagggaactgggtctgtttagccttgagaaaagaaggctgagaggggacttgatccaggtttataaatacctgaggtgtgggagccatagtggtgaggctggtctcttttcagtagtgcatggggataagactaggggtaatgggatgaaagtacagcataggaagttccgcacgaatgtgtggaagaacttctttacagtgagggtgacggagcactggaacaggctgccaaggggggtggtggagtctccttctctggagatatttaagacccacctggacaccaACCtctgtgatgtggtgtagggagcctgctttggcagggaggttggacttgatgatctctagaggtcccttccaacccctacaattctgtgattctatgtttgcTTTCATTGGAGGGCTGAATCTATTTCTCTGGCATGCATTGTGTGGTCAGGCACAGTCTTATAACATAATGTAAGGGGCTATAAATGTGTAAGCACTCCATGCGGGAGCAGCTTTCTGGGTGTGCCGATGCAAAATTGTACCATTGATCATTCAGATGTGACAATTCAGGGTACTGTGGGCtctattctgtttgtttctgcttgcaCTGTACTTGCTATGTGATGAACTGCCGTGTGATCAACAGGTTCGCGAGACCCAGGCACTGATCTTAGCACCAACTCGAGAGCTGGCTGTGCAGATTCAGAAGGTAGGAACATGTGAATTACTGCCTGTACGGTACTTATAAAGACTGATGCAGATTCTCCAAGTGTTCCCCAGCAGAGCTAGAAGTGCaacttttgcttttcaaaggaaTGCGTTGTCCTGAATGGAATAAGAAATCCCAATGAAGGGCTGTTTCTCCCTTCTGTGTTATATCCATTGGTCCTTACAGGATGGGTTAGTTAGCAGTCTTAATGTTTTACGTATTCCTACCTGGATTTCTAAGTACAGTACTCTTTAAAAGTAGTTGTGATTCCTGGGATATAAACCAAATCCCCAGCCTTTGAAAGCCTGCCATAAGAGCTCAGTTGATTCATTATTTATGTCCAAATAGGGTCTTCTTGCTCTGGGAGACTACATGAATGTCCAGTGTCACGCCTGCATCGGGGGGACCAACGTGGGTGAAGATATCCGAAAGCTGGATTATGGGCAGCACGTTGTTGCTGGCACTCCAGGCCGGGTGTTTGGTAAGAGCTGGGAGACTGTGTGCTTCCATGTTCACACTTCAGTTGAGCCATGGGACCATCCTGCAAATTTAATGCATTTAGATTTGGAATAGCATGGAAACTGCATTTATTGTGATACCATCAGTGTATGCAGTGATGAAGAGCAACAAAGGGTAAATTCACTGTAGTAGTAGCTGGAAGAgatgagaaagcaaacattGGGGAAAGAATTAGGATTATCTGTTTATCCCTTGCTTTTATTAACAAAGTGGTTGTTTACATCGTGCCATAGAAAACAATATTATTAATGGTGATAATATTGCAATCCTGGGCTTATCTCAGTGTTGTGGAAGAGATAGGAGCTGGGTCTGTTTGAGtctcaaaacaagaaacagaatgcCCATGTAAAATGTCTGTCTtcttcctgcttataagctcccttccactactggaaggctgcagtgaggtctccctggagccttctcttctgtgtCCACTTCCCCTGGTTGCAGGGTGTATTGGGGAGCACTGTGGCACTTggctctgcttttccatcacCAAACACCAGTCTCTGTTGGCAACAGGGGAAGTGCCAGTCCCTCCTCCAGTGAAATGCACTGACAGCGGCTGGGAGCAGTGTAGGCTCACTTGCTTTCTGAGCCTTTTCATCTTACAAAGTGAAATCTTACAGATATGATCCGGCGACGAAGTTTAAGGACTCGTGCTATCAAAATGCTGGTTCTGGATGAAGCCGATGAAATGCTCAACAAAGGTGAAATTTTGATCTCCCTCGTACTTTTCTCTACTCACCTCTTTGAGGTTCTGATATTGTCTCAGTCAGTCAGTAGTCCTGGTTCTAAAACCAACTGGTTTTACCAAAGCCAGGGAATCACAGTTCTATTGTGTGCTGTAGGAAACAACTTAATATGCTTTGCTTAACTTGGTTATTGTGTCCTTTTCAGTAGTTACAAATTGTGGAGTGCTGGTTTTTGTATTGtactgtgcagcacagccatgtCACGCTGGGTCTGGGAGAACTGGGCAGAGATGAGCAATGGGTGATGCTGGCTGTACGATAAAAACACTTGGTGTTCTTACAGTGTAGGCCCGCTGCTGAATTCCAGtttaagctgaaagaaaaggatattCAGGAGAAAGCTGTGCCGACTTCCCAGTGCTAATTGATTTCCTTTTGCAGGTTTCAAGGAGCAGATTTATGATGTGTACAGATATTTACCTCCAGCCACGCAGGTGGTGCTGATCAGTGCCACTTTGCCTCATGAAATTCTGGAGATGACCAACAAATTCATGACAGACCCCATTCGCATCTTGGTGAAACGGTGAGTGAGTTTTCTTGGGAAGAGCAGTTCTTGTCTTACTCGTGTTccttctcagcactgcagttcaAGTAGGTATTTACAGACATCTTCATGTTGCACTTTGCAGCAGGGGCAGCCTTGTCTCTCTGACTTTATCCTTGTccatttctgtttgctgctgctcagtctGACTTCCCTCACCCTCCCAAGTACTGTAGTCTCTTCTGGAAGCCTGTCTTTCGTTCCTACTCAATTCCTGTGCTCCTCCATTAGACTTTTGTAGGTGTCTTCTATTGATATTATGGAGTATGGCTAGAAAGCTTAAAGCTGATTGGCCCTGAAGGCCCTAGGTGCACAGCTTATGTCTGGCACTGCAGCAAGTCCTTATGTGCTCAAGCTCAGCAGATGTCAGGAGGAATAAATGTAGGCAGCCTGATTGGAAAGGCCTCACCTTTGCCCAGTCTCTCACATTGCCCCAGTTAGCTCACTTCAGTCACTTTCTGCCCGGATGTTTGCatgaaaaagcaagaacagaaatgtttcccTTTGAAGTTGTCTGCTTAGCGCAGAGAGGCTACTAAGTTCAAGCCTCTGTTGTGTGGGTCATGTTTGAAGCCTTTCTTAGAGCAGTTTTCTCCAGGGACTTCATAGAGGAACTTGAGTGTAGACCCAGCAATTCCTAGGGCGCTTGGGACAGCCACGTGAGCATCCAGCCCTCTTAGCTGCACTGTATGCACTCACCCACTTGCAGTGTCTTAAAGCTGTTCTTCTTTCCTAAAGTGATGAATTGACCCTCGAAGGAATCAAGCAGTTTTTTGTGGCTGTGGAGAGGGAAGAATGGAAGTTCGACACCTTGTGCGACCTGTATGACACGCTCACTATCACCCAGGCTGTCATCTTCTGTAACACCAAGAGAAAGGTACAGCAGCCACCAGATGGGCACGTTATCTCACTTGCAGAGGGAGACACAGGGGAAAATGCTGGGCCAAACCAAAGTGTCTGGTTGTTTCCCTGGTTGAGAACTGTCTGGTAAGAGCAGCAGTTAAATATGCCTTTAGGAGATGCCTGATGTAGACAGCAAGTTACAGGCAGACCTCATATAGTTGGCAGCAACTGCCTTTTTAGACCAGTAGGACTGATAAGGTACAAATGCACTTATTGGTTGTCATTCCTAAAAGAAAATCACTCTGAATGAATGCCCttaattcctttcctttcagggTTCATGGAACCCTGTCATATAGGTGATGCCCTAAAAGGACTATTTAGTTCCTTCAGCTCCAAAGCACTTGTTAAAGTCTCTCTCAGTCCTTGCCAGCACATATGTGCAAATATTCTCCAAACAGAACTAACACTTTTGGCTGATATGAGTAGATAGCTAAGCCAGGCTGTTCGGCTGTACACACAGGTAGACTGGctcacagagaaaatgagagaagcCAACTTCACTGTTTCATCCATGCATGGGGATATGCCACAGAAGGAGAGAGAGTCCATCATGAAAGAATTCAGATCTGGTGCAAGGTAAGCGATTTCAACAGTGTTGCTTACAGTATTGCTGCCTCAAGCAGGAGGTTTTATAGTGCCTCAAAGGAACCAGTCCCAGAAGTCTTTAAACCATCCCTTCTCCCAGGGTTTTGTTTCTGGGTTAGTTTGAAAATCAGAATTCTTGattcccatccatccctctgTGGTGTCTCAGAGATGGGAGATGGCCACTGTCCAAGTGGGATGGATGCTCATACATTTAAGCATAGAATTATCCCATTGTGTTTCTCTGAGGAGACTGGAAGTCAgtgcctttaaaataaagaattgaAATACAAGACCAGAGCTGGCTTTGCACCATCTCATCACAGAAGTTTGGTGGTTCTGCACAGGACCAGCTTTCCCAGCAGTGCACTTGTGGAGGTGCAGTGGGGTGGGTGGGAGAGCAGGTGTTTgcagcactgggcagcccaACTCGGCTCACACACGTGCTCAGTGACTGCCCCCTTCTGTTTGCAGCCGAGTCCTTATTTCAACAGACGTTTGGGCTAGAGGTCTGGATGTGCCTCAGGTTTCTCTGATCATCAATTACGACTTACCCAACAACAGAGAACTGTACATACACAGGTAAGCTTGGTGTTCACATCAGGGGAACGCGGCCGGATTACCCTTCTCCAGAGGGGCTTCATTCTTTCTCCTGCCTTTTCAGAATTGGCCGCTCAGGTCGATACGGCCGAAAAGGTGTAGCTATCAACTTCGTGAAGAACGACGACATCCGCATCCTGAGAGACATCGAGCAGTACTACTCCACCCAGATCGATGAGATGCCCATGAACGGTGAGTGCAGGCCTCAGGCTGCCGCTGCCCTCCTCTGTGTTGGGGCTGGTGCGCTGCACCTgaaagaaaggctttgttttgcCACTGGCTTTGTTCCCCAACCACAacccctttctccttcccctggAGAGAAGCCCAGCAGTATGTGTGTTTTCCTACTGGGCCGCAGCTCTCAGCACACTCAGCGCATGCttactttttcttattctttctcttttcagttgcTGATCTTATCTAAAGGTCTGCATTCACAAAGGAGTTGTGCTCATCACACCTTTCCTTAGCCCCCGTAATTATGTTTTGGACCCACCTCCATTTGTCAGACATATGTTCTTGAGTTGGAGTTGCAGTTGGAACTTGTGTAAATAATGTCTTTTATCCAGCCCATCTTTTTcaataaaattgaaattttaCCATATCCTGTGCCTGATTTCTTTAACCCAGAACAGGAACAGGCAAAGTTTTGAGTTAGCGTTGAAGTTTGATGATATGTAGGTTCATAAGGTACAGTTTCCTGTTCTCCACCCCTTACAATTGCTGCAGCACATTAGCTGGCCCATCACCCCACATACCTGCTGGTTCAGACCATCCCCTGCACACACCAGCACTGACCTCAGGACAATAACCCATCCAATAACCAGCGTTCAAGGCCCCTTTAGTCTCCACACAATTCAAATGGGTCCCAGTGGCCCTGAGTCTGTAACAATAGGCCTGATCCCTCTGGCGGCCACAGGGAGAACAACATGTACATCCAACCACACTCTGCTTCAATACTCCAGGAGGTTGAACTATTGCTGTTGCTTCCAAAAAAATCACCTTGTTCCCTCACTCTTCCTGCCTTTGGATCCTCCCAGAAACATCCCACAGCAAGGTTTGCACAATTCCTAAGTGCTCTTAATGCATCAGTAACCCAAACCTTCAGCACTagagagagcagaggaaggatGAAAATGACAATTATCCCCCCTGTTCTCCATGtcctttaattattttgctttgtagcTTCTCAGGGCAGGGTCTACCACCTTTCTCCCCaccccaccacacacacacctttaTACCAACAGTCCTCCTGCTACGTAAAGGGGAGAGGCCAGATCAAGACTTCCAGCCTCACTGACAGTCACTCTACATGGAGTTCTGCTCTCACCATCACTGCAGGGCATGGCACGGCCTCAGATATGACTCAGTTCTTACACTCTCCATCAAGGTACAAAGTAAGCATGGCACTCCAAGCCACCTTTGTGATTCCTCAGGTGTTtgaccaagaagaaaaacagattcagCACGAGAGCAATAGGTTGTTTAAATAACAGTATTTAATCTGTACAGTTTCAGAGAAGATAGCATAAAATGCAACATTCCTACCTCATCTTCAGCATCATTCACCTGGAGCTGAGCCCTAATCTCCAGAGGACAGGTAACGACCACCAATCCCTAGCAGCT
Encoded proteins:
- the EIF4A3 gene encoding eukaryotic initiation factor 4A-III; translated protein: MSGSAGSGGTTGSARKRIMKEEDMTKVEFETSEEVDVTPTFDTMGLREDLLRGIYAYGFEKPSAIQQRAIKQIIKGRDVIAQSQSGTGKTATFSICVLQCLDIQVRETQALILAPTRELAVQIQKGLLALGDYMNVQCHACIGGTNVGEDIRKLDYGQHVVAGTPGRVFDMIRRRSLRTRAIKMLVLDEADEMLNKGFKEQIYDVYRYLPPATQVVLISATLPHEILEMTNKFMTDPIRILVKRDELTLEGIKQFFVAVEREEWKFDTLCDLYDTLTITQAVIFCNTKRKVDWLTEKMREANFTVSSMHGDMPQKERESIMKEFRSGASRVLISTDVWARGLDVPQVSLIINYDLPNNRELYIHRIGRSGRYGRKGVAINFVKNDDIRILRDIEQYYSTQIDEMPMNVADLI